A region of the Emcibacteraceae bacterium genome:
AACTTTGTTCAGATAAACAACAAGCGCCGGCACACCAACCTGACGAGCAAGAAGAATATGCTCACGGGTCTGTGGCATCGGGCCATCCGCTGCGTTAACAACCAATATCGCACCGTCCATCTGCGCCGCACCCGTGATCATGTTCTTCACATAGTCAGCGTGACCAGGACAGTCTACGTGCGCATAGTGACGCGCATCTGTTTCATACTCAACGTGTGCTGTCGAAATCGTAATCCCGCGCTCACGCTCCTCAGGAGCCTTGTCAATATTCGCAAAGTCAACCGCTGCTCCACGTCCACTCGTCTCAGCCAATACCTTCGTAATCGCCGCTGTCAGCGTCGTCTTACCATGGTCAACGTGGCCGATTGTACCCACGTTACAATGCGGCTTATTGCGTTCAAATTTCTCTTTTGCCATCTTCTTCTACCTTTTTCACTTATATTCAAGCGCCCTGTATTTTCCTCACAGGAAGAGCTAGTTAATATTTATTTACTCAAAATCAATTTAAGCAAACTTTTCCTTTACCTCTTCAGCTACGTTCTGAGGCACTTCTGCATAGTGATCGAACTGCATAGAATATGTAGCACGACCCTTTGTAAATGAACGCAGCTGGTTCACATAGCCAAACATGTTGGCCAGCGGCACCATTGCGTTTACAACTGTATTTGGACCACGTGTTTCAGAACCTGAAACCTGGCCACGACGTGATGAAATATCACCGATCACGTCACCCATATGATCTTCAGGCGTAACAACTTCAACGGCCATAATCGGCTCAAGAAGCTTGATACCTGCTTTCGATGCTGCTTCACGCATTGCACCACGACCGGCGATTTCGAACGCCAGAACACTACTATCCACATCATGGTAGGCACCATCAATGAGGGTAACTGAGAAGTCAATAATCGGGAACCCGATTAAGGCACCACTCTCGGCAACATCATGAACACCCTTTTCAACACCAGGGATATATTCCTTAGGAATGTTACCGCCCTTAATTTCATCGATAAACTGAATGCCAGAACCACGCTCACCTGGTGTAACTGTAATTTTTACACGGGCAAACTGACCTGAACCACCAGATTGCTTTTTATGGGTATAGTCAATTTCAACCTGACGAGCGATACTCTCACGATAAGCAACCTGAGGCGCGCCAACATTGGCATCAACTTTAAATTCACGCTTCATACGATCAACAATAATATCAAGATGAAGCTCGCCCATTCCTGAAATAATTGTCTGACCACTTTCTTCGTCCGATTTTACACGGAAAGAAGGATCTTCCTGCGCCAGACGGTTTAGGGCGATACCCATTTTTTCCTGGTCAGCTTTTGTTTTTGGCTCAACCGCAACAGAAATAACCGGCTCAGGAAACTCCATACGCTCAAGGATAATTTGCTTATTTGCAGCACAAAGGGTATCCCCTGTTGTTGTTTCTTTAAGACCACAAAGAGCAATAATATCACCTGTGCGTGCTTCTTTAACATCTTCACGCTCATTTGAATGCATTTGCAGCATGCGACCGATTTTTTCTTTTCTGCCTTTTACTGAATTAATCAAAACTGTGCCTGACTCAACTACGCCGGAATATACACGGGCAAAAGTCAGTGAACCAACAAATGGATCATTCATAATTTTAAAGGCTAGCGCAGAGAACGGCTCATCATCAGAAGGCGCGCGTGAAAGCGGTGTATCACCGTCAACCTCAACGCCCTGCACATCTTCAATATCAAGAGGTGATGGCATAAAGTCGACAACAGCATCAAGAAGTGTCTGAACACCTTTATTTTTAAAAGCTGTACCGGTTAGAACAGGAACAAAATCACCCGAAATCGTCCCTTTACGGATCAGACGCTTGATTGTATCAACATCAGGCTCATTTCCCTCAAGGTAAGCTTCCATCACCGCATCATCAAGCTCAACAACCATATCAAGAAGTTCAGCACGGTATTCAGCCACCTGATCAACCATATCAGCAGGAATTTCAACTTCAGTATAGTTTGCACCCATACCTTCGTCTTCCCAGATA
Encoded here:
- the fusA gene encoding elongation factor G, with the protein product MARTTPLKDYRNIGIMAHIDAGKTTTTERILFYTGMSHKIGEVHDGAATMDWMEQEQERGITITSAATTCFWKEKRINIIDTPGHVDFTIEVERSLRVLDGAVAVFDSVAGVEPQSETVWRQADKYDVPRMCFVNKMDRMGADFYRCVKMIKERLGSNALVIQLPIGVEADYKGHVDVVKNVGIIWEDEGMGANYTEVEIPADMVDQVAEYRAELLDMVVELDDAVMEAYLEGNEPDVDTIKRLIRKGTISGDFVPVLTGTAFKNKGVQTLLDAVVDFMPSPLDIEDVQGVEVDGDTPLSRAPSDDEPFSALAFKIMNDPFVGSLTFARVYSGVVESGTVLINSVKGRKEKIGRMLQMHSNEREDVKEARTGDIIALCGLKETTTGDTLCAANKQIILERMEFPEPVISVAVEPKTKADQEKMGIALNRLAQEDPSFRVKSDEESGQTIISGMGELHLDIIVDRMKREFKVDANVGAPQVAYRESIARQVEIDYTHKKQSGGSGQFARVKITVTPGERGSGIQFIDEIKGGNIPKEYIPGVEKGVHDVAESGALIGFPIIDFSVTLIDGAYHDVDSSVLAFEIAGRGAMREAASKAGIKLLEPIMAVEVVTPEDHMGDVIGDISSRRGQVSGSETRGPNTVVNAMVPLANMFGYVNQLRSFTKGRATYSMQFDHYAEVPQNVAEEVKEKFA